A genome region from Solanum stenotomum isolate F172 unplaced genomic scaffold, ASM1918654v1 scaffold3945, whole genome shotgun sequence includes the following:
- the LOC125852686 gene encoding uncharacterized protein LOC125852686: MEFKKIEQTFESCYAKVKILQGSDGGVKLFWGIAADGSVVISDDVEVIKAGCAKSFAPFPTGCMFHSEKGLMNFEHPMNKMRAMPRVDSEGVMCGANFKVDMYSRVNSIPRVGSEANWSDWNTSY, translated from the exons atggagtttaagaaaatagaacagacttttgaatcttgttaCGCTAAAGTAAAGATAT TGCAGGGTTCAGATGGTGGGGTGAAGTTATTCTGGGGTATTGCTGCTGATGGATCTGTGGTGATTTCTGATGATGTAGAGGTCATTAAAGCTGGCTGTGCTAAGTCATTTGCACCCTTTCCCACAG GTTGTATGTTCCACAGTGAGAAAGGACTAATGAATTTCGAGCACCCGATGAACAAGATGAGAGCCATGCCAAGAGTAGATAGTGAAGGGGTAATGTGTGGAGCTAACTTCAAAGTGGATATGTATTCCAGAGTTAACAGCATCCCTAGAGTTGGCAGTGAAGCTAACTGGTCTGATTGGAACACTTCTTACTAA